One genomic window of Hymenobacter sp. J193 includes the following:
- a CDS encoding TlpA disulfide reductase family protein, whose amino-acid sequence MKRLFYLSLLLSGCTAARPTAVTKAPAPAPPTTAVVRGTIRNATPNDTVRLWRKVPNESQRTQLKFPVAADGSFEMRLTGLTEALDAQLGIGNALTVFISPGDSLTLIVDRKDLLETLQFSGRGAHVNNYLTQAQRHFDYDFGNLPESQHGAASPAEFVQFADAYRQRQLDTLAAWQAKAPLPAEFVALRRQLLDLQRGLSILRYAGNQKGQTQQEPTLPVGYFDFLKSIPLPAEGMWAVRSTFSQTLAFFHGAYSYMFLLPPSGQLIPAPGLAEKIYAQATADLGETILRDQVIGELLMGQLYDHPNTTREAVGAVLPTYFARTQDSMYVRNVRLAWQTTAGLQTGQPAPAFSLRSAQGKSVTLADFKGKVVYLDFWYSSCRPCLAEAPAAEKLKKQFLGRDVVFLYISVDRKAEEWQQAIRRFTLASSNSVHLLDPGAAKAASAYGVSSFPSYWVIGRDGRIWRGAAPRPSSGPEVVAVLEKALAVKR is encoded by the coding sequence ATGAAACGTCTATTCTATCTGAGCTTACTGCTGAGCGGCTGCACAGCAGCGCGTCCCACTGCCGTTACCAAAGCCCCCGCCCCCGCGCCGCCTACTACGGCCGTAGTGCGCGGCACTATCCGCAACGCGACGCCCAATGATACCGTGCGGCTCTGGCGCAAAGTGCCTAATGAATCCCAGCGCACCCAGCTCAAGTTTCCGGTAGCTGCCGACGGCTCGTTCGAAATGCGCCTTACAGGTCTCACCGAGGCGTTAGATGCGCAACTGGGCATCGGCAACGCCCTGACGGTGTTTATCAGCCCCGGCGACTCGCTTACGCTCATCGTTGACCGGAAGGACCTGCTGGAAACCCTGCAATTCAGCGGCCGCGGCGCCCACGTCAACAACTACCTCACCCAGGCCCAGCGCCACTTCGACTACGACTTCGGGAACTTGCCCGAAAGCCAGCACGGTGCGGCGTCGCCCGCGGAGTTTGTGCAGTTTGCCGATGCCTACCGACAGCGCCAGCTTGATACGCTGGCGGCCTGGCAGGCCAAGGCACCACTGCCCGCCGAGTTTGTGGCGTTGCGCCGGCAGCTGCTCGACCTGCAGCGGGGCTTGTCCATTCTGCGCTACGCGGGCAACCAGAAAGGCCAGACGCAGCAGGAACCTACGCTGCCCGTCGGCTACTTCGATTTTCTGAAGAGCATACCGTTGCCAGCAGAGGGTATGTGGGCTGTTCGGTCTACCTTTTCCCAGACGCTGGCGTTTTTCCACGGAGCCTACAGCTATATGTTTTTGCTGCCGCCTTCGGGCCAGCTAATCCCGGCGCCTGGCCTGGCCGAAAAAATCTACGCACAAGCCACGGCTGACTTGGGCGAAACCATCCTGCGCGACCAGGTGATAGGAGAGCTGCTGATGGGCCAGCTCTACGACCACCCCAATACCACTCGCGAGGCTGTGGGCGCCGTGCTGCCCACCTATTTTGCCCGTACCCAGGATTCTATGTACGTGCGGAATGTGCGCCTAGCCTGGCAGACTACGGCGGGCCTGCAAACCGGCCAGCCGGCCCCCGCATTCAGCCTGCGTAGTGCCCAGGGCAAAAGCGTCACGCTGGCCGACTTCAAAGGCAAGGTCGTCTACCTCGATTTCTGGTATAGCAGCTGCCGGCCCTGCCTGGCCGAAGCTCCCGCCGCCGAGAAGCTCAAAAAGCAGTTCCTGGGCCGCGACGTGGTGTTTCTCTACATTTCCGTGGACCGTAAGGCCGAGGAATGGCAGCAAGCCATCCGCAGGTTCACTCTGGCCAGTTCCAACAGCGTGCACCTGCTCGACCCCGGCGCGGCCAAAGCTGCCTCGGCCTACGGCGTAAGCAGCTTCCCCAGCTACTGGGTTATCGGCCGCGACGGCCGCATCTGGCGCGGCGCCGCGCCCAGGCCTTCATCGGGTCCGGAAGTGGTAGCCGTACTGGAAAAGGCCTTGGCTGTTAAAAGGTGA
- a CDS encoding VWA domain-containing protein — protein MSVGFRFRDFTPEESPEKGFDSLFKLFMQLVTITSGDVAESLSWLNELDKQYGLTDNEYGMGDFIEDLKKKGYIDEDPQKPGAFNITAKSEQNIRRSALEEIFGKLKKSGTGNHRTPHTGQGDEQSTDMREFRFGDSLDQISMTESIRNAQLNHGLGSGEFMLTEGDLQVRENEHKSQTSTVLMIDISHSMILYGEDRITPAKKVAMALAELVKQKYPKDFLDVIVFGNDAWQIEVKDLPYLQVGPYHTNTVAGLELALDLLRKRKTANKQIFMITDGKPTCLKEPTGYYKNSFGLDRKVVNKTLNLAAAARRLKVPITTFMIADDPYLRRFVEEFTEVNQGKAYYSSLKGLGHMLFEDYKRNRRKSL, from the coding sequence ATGTCCGTAGGCTTTCGTTTCCGGGATTTCACGCCCGAGGAGTCGCCCGAGAAAGGCTTCGACTCCCTCTTCAAACTATTCATGCAGCTCGTCACCATCACCAGCGGCGACGTGGCCGAGTCCTTGTCGTGGCTGAATGAGCTGGACAAGCAGTACGGCCTCACCGACAACGAGTACGGCATGGGCGACTTCATCGAAGACCTGAAAAAGAAGGGTTACATCGATGAGGACCCGCAGAAGCCGGGGGCGTTCAACATCACGGCCAAGAGCGAGCAGAACATCCGCCGCTCGGCTTTGGAGGAAATCTTTGGCAAGCTCAAGAAATCGGGCACGGGCAACCACCGCACGCCCCACACCGGCCAGGGCGACGAGCAAAGCACCGACATGCGCGAGTTCCGCTTCGGTGACTCGCTCGACCAGATTTCCATGACGGAGAGTATCCGCAACGCCCAGCTCAACCACGGTCTGGGCTCGGGCGAGTTTATGCTCACGGAGGGCGACCTGCAGGTGCGCGAAAACGAGCATAAGTCGCAGACCAGCACGGTGCTGATGATTGATATTTCGCACTCTATGATCTTGTACGGGGAGGACCGCATCACGCCCGCCAAAAAGGTGGCTATGGCCCTGGCCGAGCTGGTAAAGCAGAAGTACCCCAAGGATTTTCTCGACGTTATCGTGTTCGGCAACGACGCCTGGCAGATTGAGGTGAAGGACTTGCCTTACCTGCAGGTAGGTCCGTACCACACCAACACCGTGGCGGGCCTGGAGCTGGCCCTGGATTTGCTGCGCAAGCGCAAAACCGCCAACAAGCAGATTTTTATGATTACCGACGGTAAGCCCACCTGCCTGAAGGAGCCCACCGGTTACTACAAGAACTCATTTGGGCTGGACCGTAAAGTCGTGAACAAGACCCTGAACCTGGCCGCCGCCGCCCGCCGCCTCAAGGTGCCTATCACCACCTTCATGATTGCCGACGACCCGTATCTGCGCCGCTTCGTGGAGGAATTCACGGAGGTAAACCAGGGCAAGGCGTACTATTCCTCCCTGAAGGGGCTGGGCCACATGCTGTTTGAGGACTACAAGCGCAACCGCCGCAAGTCGTTGTAG
- a CDS encoding DUF427 domain-containing protein, which translates to MKAIWNNTVVAESDDTVVVENNHYFPAEAIKREYFEDSIAGTTCPWKGRASYYSLRVNGELNKDAAWFYAEPKEAAQQIKGRVAFWKGVQIVA; encoded by the coding sequence ATGAAAGCCATCTGGAATAATACCGTAGTAGCAGAAAGCGACGATACCGTAGTGGTCGAAAACAACCACTATTTCCCGGCTGAGGCTATCAAGCGCGAATATTTCGAGGACAGCATTGCCGGCACTACCTGCCCCTGGAAAGGCCGCGCCAGCTACTACTCCCTGCGCGTGAATGGTGAGCTGAACAAAGACGCAGCCTGGTTCTACGCCGAGCCCAAGGAGGCTGCCCAGCAGATAAAAGGGCGGGTGGCGTTCTGGAAAGGCGTGCAGATTGTGGCCTAG
- a CDS encoding acyl-ACP desaturase translates to MIASLTSRGEVLQYLEPFLRQNLGSFLKNVEDSWQPSDFLPDSRLDTFFDEVKQLRERAKDLSYDLLAVLIGDTITEEALPNYEAWFHQLDDLGRDPNNGWAQWIRGWTAEENRHGDLLNRYLYLSGRVNMREFEISTQYLIADGFDLGTAHDPYRAFIYTSYQETATNLSHRRVGTLARKVGEDQLSKICGMIAGDETRHARVYKTFVEKIFEVDPSEMMLAFEDMMRKKIVMPAHYMRELGVDMGKTFGHFTDAAQRLGVYTSQDYTDILETLIKDWKIDQISNLNGAAEKAREYIMALPNRLRRVADRMPVPKLEYKFKWIE, encoded by the coding sequence ATGATTGCATCGCTCACTTCCCGTGGAGAGGTGCTGCAGTATCTCGAACCCTTCCTCAGGCAGAACCTCGGTTCTTTTCTGAAGAACGTGGAGGATAGCTGGCAGCCTTCTGATTTCCTGCCTGACTCTCGCTTGGATACCTTTTTTGATGAGGTGAAACAGCTGCGCGAGCGGGCCAAAGACCTGAGCTACGATCTGCTGGCAGTGCTTATCGGCGACACCATCACTGAGGAAGCGCTGCCCAACTACGAAGCCTGGTTTCATCAGCTCGACGACCTGGGGCGCGACCCCAACAACGGCTGGGCCCAGTGGATCCGGGGCTGGACGGCCGAGGAAAACCGCCACGGCGACCTGCTCAACCGCTACCTCTACCTTTCCGGCCGCGTCAACATGCGCGAGTTCGAAATCAGCACGCAGTACCTCATTGCTGACGGCTTTGACCTGGGCACGGCCCACGACCCGTACCGGGCTTTTATATATACCAGCTACCAGGAAACGGCTACCAACCTCTCGCACCGCCGCGTGGGTACGCTGGCTCGTAAAGTGGGCGAAGATCAGCTCAGCAAAATCTGCGGCATGATTGCTGGCGACGAAACCCGCCACGCCCGCGTCTACAAAACCTTTGTGGAGAAAATCTTTGAAGTAGACCCCAGCGAGATGATGCTGGCCTTTGAGGATATGATGCGCAAGAAGATTGTGATGCCGGCCCACTACATGCGCGAGCTTGGTGTGGATATGGGCAAAACCTTCGGCCACTTCACCGATGCTGCCCAGCGCCTGGGCGTGTATACCAGCCAGGACTACACCGACATCCTCGAAACCCTCATCAAGGACTGGAAAATTGACCAGATTTCGAACCTGAACGGCGCGGCCGAAAAAGCCCGCGAGTACATCATGGCCCTGCCCAACCGCCTGCGCCGCGTAGCCGACCGTATGCCGGTGCCCAAGCTGGAGTACAAGTTCAAGTGGATTGAGTAG
- a CDS encoding glycosyltransferase family A protein: MTNGAPSVLSAAPELPLVTVVALCYNHARFLRPALDSILAQTYPRLEVILVDDASTDDSAAILREYAAAHPSWQLLLLPRNEGNCAAFNHAFRRSQGEFLIDFATDDVLLPERIARQVAVFQQLPPSYGLVYSDAEHVDEQGHHVGYHYRRPRPGVLLPRPAEGWVFAEVLRRYFISSPTVLVRRAVLTELGGYDETLTYEDFDFWVRAARSWQFHFQDETTTQKRLHPQAMSRRGYQPHDPYLASTIRICRKAQALCRTPDERDALAVRVRWELRQAVRWRNFSEARELYGLLRELQAVRPLDWLLSQAAGVGAVLSS; this comes from the coding sequence ATGACTAACGGCGCACCTTCGGTTCTGTCGGCTGCCCCGGAGCTGCCGCTGGTTACGGTCGTGGCTTTGTGCTACAACCACGCCCGCTTTCTGCGCCCAGCCCTGGATTCCATCCTCGCCCAGACGTATCCGCGCCTGGAGGTTATCTTGGTAGATGACGCCAGCACCGACGACAGCGCCGCCATTCTGCGCGAGTATGCCGCCGCTCACCCCAGCTGGCAGCTGCTACTGCTGCCGCGCAATGAAGGCAACTGCGCCGCTTTCAACCACGCCTTCCGCCGCAGCCAGGGGGAGTTTCTCATCGACTTCGCCACCGACGACGTGCTGCTGCCGGAGCGCATTGCCCGGCAGGTGGCCGTTTTTCAGCAGCTGCCGCCCAGCTACGGCCTCGTGTACTCCGATGCGGAGCACGTCGATGAGCAGGGACACCATGTGGGCTACCATTATAGGCGCCCGCGGCCCGGGGTGCTGCTGCCCCGGCCAGCCGAGGGCTGGGTGTTTGCCGAGGTGCTGCGGCGCTACTTCATCAGCTCGCCCACGGTGCTGGTGCGCCGGGCCGTGCTGACCGAGCTGGGCGGCTACGACGAAACCCTGACCTACGAGGACTTCGATTTCTGGGTGCGGGCGGCCCGCAGCTGGCAGTTTCATTTTCAGGATGAAACGACCACGCAAAAGCGCCTGCACCCCCAGGCTATGTCCCGGCGCGGCTACCAGCCCCACGACCCGTACCTGGCCTCCACTATCCGCATCTGTCGCAAAGCCCAGGCTTTGTGCCGTACCCCCGATGAGCGGGATGCCCTGGCCGTGCGGGTGCGCTGGGAGCTGCGCCAGGCCGTGCGCTGGCGCAACTTTTCGGAGGCGCGCGAGCTATACGGCTTGCTGCGCGAGCTGCAGGCCGTGCGCCCCCTCGACTGGCTGCTAAGCCAGGCCGCCGGCGTTGGCGCTGTGCTTTCTTCCTGA
- a CDS encoding GNAT family N-acetyltransferase, with translation MSDFVSQDLLLPLPGLAGRYQVRVRAGAPGGPVLPLAFDVYLFGQPAHLALQHGVKSWQLFYLEDQRRQRTIAQLPVAAAGAPDQAYSPYQAPFGGVHMAPDVSARVLLAFLTVVHAHLATLGLDNIQLKSFPFAYDPAASALQTQALLQLGYHIGKSEVSSHLPLHREFAAGLYHAELLRLRKCERAGFVVEQEPPWLLPAAYDFWESCRQEKGHAPLLPLERLQELFAHFPARHFLFSVRDTAGQWAALILVIQVSTDILYTFYSGSPRAYAAYSPTVLLHQGLHEFGRNQGCRMLDLGTASLADGLNFPLLQFKQHLGAEASLKLTFAR, from the coding sequence GTGTCCGATTTCGTTTCCCAGGATTTGCTGTTGCCGCTGCCCGGCCTTGCGGGCCGCTACCAGGTGCGGGTGCGGGCCGGCGCGCCCGGCGGACCGGTGCTGCCGCTGGCGTTTGACGTCTACCTGTTCGGCCAGCCCGCGCACCTGGCCTTGCAGCACGGCGTGAAAAGCTGGCAGCTGTTTTACCTCGAAGACCAGCGCCGGCAGCGCACCATAGCGCAGCTGCCCGTGGCAGCGGCCGGAGCGCCGGATCAAGCCTACAGTCCGTACCAGGCGCCTTTCGGGGGCGTGCATATGGCCCCGGACGTGTCGGCCCGCGTGCTGCTGGCGTTCCTGACGGTCGTACACGCCCACCTGGCCACGCTCGGACTCGACAATATCCAGCTCAAATCATTTCCCTTCGCTTACGACCCCGCTGCCAGTGCCCTACAAACCCAGGCGCTGCTGCAGCTGGGCTACCATATTGGGAAATCCGAAGTTAGCAGCCACCTGCCCCTGCACCGCGAGTTTGCGGCGGGCCTTTACCACGCTGAGCTGCTGCGGCTGCGCAAGTGCGAGCGGGCGGGCTTCGTGGTGGAGCAGGAGCCGCCCTGGCTGCTGCCGGCGGCGTACGACTTCTGGGAAAGCTGCCGCCAGGAAAAAGGCCACGCGCCACTGTTACCGCTGGAGCGCTTGCAGGAACTGTTTGCTCACTTCCCGGCGCGCCATTTCCTATTTTCGGTGCGCGACACTGCAGGCCAATGGGCCGCACTTATTCTGGTTATTCAGGTAAGCACCGATATACTCTACACGTTTTATTCCGGCAGCCCCAGAGCCTACGCGGCCTACAGTCCCACGGTGCTGCTGCACCAGGGCCTGCATGAGTTTGGGCGCAACCAAGGCTGCCGTATGCTTGATCTGGGCACCGCGTCGCTGGCCGATGGGCTGAACTTTCCGCTGCTGCAGTTCAAGCAGCACCTGGGCGCCGAGGCCAGTCTGAAACTGACGTTTGCGCGGTGA
- the corA gene encoding magnesium/cobalt transporter CorA: MRGYNDLGLMERLMRDFNLPALQMEDVLGDYQRAKVEELDNGRLFLVSRMTDFTSQLEVEDDQLSLFTGPNYVLSFQDDYDDCLDAVRHRIRSGRSQIMRRPPLYLAYTLTDVVLDHYFPTMAAIGDYIEHLEELIFRSKRADRRLLGRILQIKKDIVRFRRLVYPERDKITEILRMPEDVVSEEMKTYFRDCYDHAIQTLDLAESYKESVNSLVELYLSDQSNRMNEVMKVLTIISSIFIPLSFVVGLYGMNFQRENPHGGINTLNMPELYHPLGYPVLLGVLLFVVCGQLIYFYRKGWLS; encoded by the coding sequence GTGCGCGGCTACAACGACCTGGGCCTCATGGAGCGCCTGATGCGGGACTTCAACCTGCCGGCCCTGCAGATGGAGGACGTGCTGGGCGACTACCAGCGGGCCAAAGTAGAGGAGCTGGACAACGGCCGCCTGTTCCTGGTGTCGCGCATGACGGACTTCACTTCCCAGCTGGAAGTGGAAGACGACCAGCTGAGCTTGTTTACCGGCCCCAACTACGTGCTGTCGTTTCAGGACGATTACGACGACTGCCTGGATGCCGTGCGCCACCGCATCCGCTCGGGGCGCAGCCAGATTATGCGCCGCCCGCCCCTGTACCTGGCCTACACCCTCACCGACGTGGTGCTCGACCACTACTTCCCCACCATGGCCGCCATTGGCGACTACATTGAGCACCTGGAGGAGTTGATTTTCCGCTCCAAGCGCGCCGACCGCCGCCTGCTGGGCCGCATCCTGCAGATCAAGAAAGACATTGTGCGCTTCCGTAGGCTGGTGTATCCGGAGCGCGACAAAATCACGGAAATCCTGCGCATGCCCGAGGATGTGGTGTCTGAGGAAATGAAAACGTACTTCCGGGACTGCTACGACCACGCCATCCAGACGCTGGACCTGGCCGAGAGCTACAAGGAATCCGTCAACAGCCTGGTAGAGCTCTACCTTTCCGACCAAAGCAACCGCATGAACGAGGTGATGAAAGTGCTGACCATCATTAGCTCCATCTTCATCCCGCTGAGCTTTGTGGTGGGCCTATATGGCATGAACTTCCAGCGCGAAAACCCGCATGGCGGTATAAATACCCTCAATATGCCAGAGCTTTATCACCCCCTGGGCTACCCCGTACTGCTGGGCGTGCTGCTCTTCGTCGTTTGCGGCCAGCTCATCTACTTCTACCGGAAGGGCTGGCTTAGTTAA
- a CDS encoding RICIN domain-containing protein: MKNSLRISQVAALLLLLLLAPAAWAQTATGIVSGGVYKFIHKGVEPAVCLDVDNNLATPGTRIHQWLDNGNDAQRFVVTMQTDGSYKLMHLNTDQYVQPVGGAIEHGTRIEQNNSTDADYQRWMLQDMGEGYYKVTLKGTNQCLEVAGNSPTPGADIQLWDDNGNDAQRWLLVRTDVSTGNKRAAGATFSLSAYPNPFAQSLRVELQGLSNGPGRVALCDLLGRTVYSQQVDLKRGMNTV; encoded by the coding sequence ATGAAAAACTCTTTACGCATCTCGCAGGTAGCGGCCTTGTTGCTCCTGCTTCTGCTGGCTCCGGCTGCCTGGGCCCAGACGGCCACCGGAATTGTCTCTGGCGGCGTGTACAAGTTCATCCACAAAGGCGTAGAACCCGCCGTCTGCCTCGACGTGGACAACAACCTGGCTACGCCCGGCACCCGCATTCACCAGTGGCTCGATAACGGTAATGATGCTCAGCGCTTTGTGGTGACGATGCAAACGGATGGCTCTTACAAGCTGATGCACCTGAATACTGACCAGTACGTGCAGCCCGTAGGCGGCGCTATAGAACACGGCACCCGCATCGAGCAAAACAACAGCACCGACGCCGATTACCAGCGCTGGATGCTACAGGACATGGGCGAAGGTTACTACAAAGTAACCCTGAAAGGTACCAACCAGTGCCTGGAAGTAGCCGGCAACAGCCCTACGCCCGGTGCCGATATCCAGCTGTGGGATGACAACGGCAACGACGCCCAGCGCTGGCTGCTGGTACGCACTGACGTATCGACCGGCAACAAGCGTGCGGCCGGTGCGACCTTTAGCCTTTCGGCTTATCCCAACCCTTTCGCTCAGAGCCTGCGGGTTGAATTGCAGGGCCTCAGCAACGGCCCGGGCCGGGTTGCTTTGTGCGACTTGCTGGGCCGCACCGTATACAGCCAGCAGGTAGACCTGAAGCGCGGTATGAACACGGTGTAG
- a CDS encoding sodium/solute symporter (Members of the Solute:Sodium Symporter (SSS), TC 2.A.21 as described in tcdb.org, catalyze solute:Na+ symport. Known solutes for members of the family include sugars, amino acids, nucleosides, inositols, vitamins, urea or anions, depending on the system.): protein MGKSFNILDLSVFLLYIVGVSAYGYYVYRSKQKAQMDTKDYFLAEGSLTWWAIGASMIASNISAEQFIGMSGSGFSLGVAIAAYEWVAAIVLILVAVFFMPIYLKQKIYTMPQFLEQRYNSTLSLIMSIFWLFLYVLVNLTAILYLGALAINNLTGGEHFHLILVGLAAFALILTLGGMKVVGYTDVVQVLVLVIGGLATSYIALSLVSERFGLGNNIVAGFQAMMHDADDHFHMIFPKPGPDSSQAYISKYLALPGLAMYAAGQWVANLNYWGCNQYITQRALGADLHTARTGILFAGLIKIIMPVIVMLPGIAAYVLYKNGGLQAEMSSGGHFNPDNAYSAILTFLPNGLKGLSMAALTAAIVASLAGKANSISTIFTLDIYKRYLNKEATEQKQVWIGRVTVLAAMVLAVLLTWEDLLGIGGEGGFIFIQKYTGFISPGIVAVFLLGMFWKRTTGTAAVAGMLAGFLLSVFFNNFAPSVLGPETLLYTAFPNGQGGYEIPFLIGMGWSFFFTVVLMVGLSLAGPVVNPKALHLEPGLFRVSNQTLTLIIITLLLITALYVKFW, encoded by the coding sequence ATGGGCAAAAGTTTCAATATTCTGGATCTGAGCGTGTTTCTGCTGTATATCGTGGGCGTCTCGGCCTACGGGTACTACGTGTACCGCAGCAAGCAGAAAGCCCAGATGGATACCAAGGACTACTTCCTGGCCGAAGGCTCCCTGACGTGGTGGGCCATTGGCGCCTCCATGATTGCCTCCAATATTTCGGCCGAGCAGTTTATCGGCATGTCGGGCTCGGGGTTTTCCCTGGGTGTGGCCATTGCTGCCTACGAGTGGGTAGCTGCCATTGTACTCATTCTGGTGGCCGTGTTCTTCATGCCGATTTACCTGAAGCAGAAGATTTACACGATGCCCCAGTTTCTGGAGCAGCGCTACAACTCCACGCTCAGTTTGATCATGAGCATTTTCTGGTTGTTTCTGTATGTGCTGGTGAACCTCACGGCCATTCTGTACCTGGGCGCGCTGGCCATCAACAACCTCACCGGCGGGGAGCATTTTCACCTGATTCTGGTGGGGCTGGCGGCCTTCGCGCTGATTCTCACGCTGGGCGGCATGAAGGTGGTAGGCTACACCGACGTGGTGCAGGTGCTGGTTCTGGTGATTGGCGGCCTCGCCACGTCTTACATTGCCCTGAGTCTGGTAAGTGAGCGGTTCGGGCTGGGTAACAACATTGTAGCCGGCTTTCAGGCCATGATGCACGATGCCGACGACCACTTCCACATGATCTTCCCCAAACCCGGGCCCGATTCCTCGCAGGCTTACATCAGCAAGTACCTGGCTTTGCCCGGCCTTGCTATGTATGCCGCCGGCCAGTGGGTGGCCAACCTCAACTACTGGGGCTGCAACCAGTACATTACCCAGCGTGCCCTGGGCGCCGACCTGCACACGGCCCGTACCGGCATCCTGTTTGCCGGCCTCATCAAAATCATCATGCCGGTGATTGTGATGCTGCCCGGCATTGCCGCCTACGTGCTCTACAAGAACGGCGGGCTGCAAGCTGAAATGAGCTCCGGCGGGCACTTCAACCCCGATAATGCCTATTCCGCCATTCTCACCTTTCTGCCCAACGGCCTGAAAGGCTTGTCGATGGCGGCGCTGACCGCCGCTATTGTGGCCTCCCTGGCGGGTAAAGCCAACTCCATTTCCACCATCTTCACCCTCGACATCTACAAGCGCTACCTCAACAAGGAAGCCACCGAGCAGAAACAGGTGTGGATAGGCCGCGTGACGGTGCTGGCGGCTATGGTGCTGGCCGTGCTGTTGACCTGGGAAGATCTGCTGGGTATTGGGGGCGAAGGTGGGTTCATCTTTATCCAGAAGTACACGGGCTTTATCTCGCCCGGTATTGTGGCGGTGTTCCTGCTGGGTATGTTCTGGAAGCGCACCACCGGCACGGCCGCTGTGGCCGGTATGCTGGCCGGCTTCCTGCTGTCGGTGTTCTTCAACAACTTCGCGCCCTCGGTGCTCGGGCCCGAAACCCTGCTGTACACGGCTTTTCCCAACGGCCAGGGCGGCTACGAAATTCCGTTCCTGATTGGTATGGGCTGGTCGTTCTTTTTCACCGTGGTACTGATGGTGGGCCTGAGCCTGGCTGGCCCGGTGGTGAACCCCAAGGCGCTGCACCTGGAGCCCGGCCTGTTCCGCGTCAGCAACCAGACGCTCACGCTCATCATCATCACCCTGCTGCTTATCACGGCGCTGTACGTGAAGTTCTGGTAA
- a CDS encoding aldose epimerase family protein: MLPSFSRLTAGLLTGGVLLTGAVGCNRSTDDTTAATATGAAAADSTARMTPTATSFGQLPDGTEAKLYTLTNAHGLKATITNYGGTLTSLLVPDKDGKLGDVVLGFDNVGGYTSAQYLQEGPYFGALIGRYGNRIKAGKFTLDGKQYTLALNNAPNTLHGGKRGFDKVVWEAEPGSSAEGQTLKLTYLSKDGEEGYPGNLNVTVVYTLTNDDALKIDYSATTDKATPVNLTNHAYFNLNHGQAKNALDHELTLNADRYTVVDGTLIPTGELRQVQGTPMDFRQAHTIGERIKQVTGPGPGGYDHNWVLADAPRATPQPAATVYEPATGRTMTVTTTEPGIQFYSGNFLKGNLTGKGNTAYVQNYGFCLETQHFPDSPNQPKFPSTILKPGQTLKSSTSYQFGVRK, encoded by the coding sequence ATGCTGCCTTCTTTTTCCCGGCTCACTGCTGGCTTGCTGACGGGCGGAGTGCTGCTGACGGGCGCCGTTGGTTGCAACCGCTCTACCGACGATACCACGGCAGCCACTGCCACCGGCGCGGCCGCGGCCGATTCCACTGCTCGTATGACTCCAACTGCTACTTCTTTCGGCCAGCTGCCCGATGGCACCGAGGCCAAGCTCTACACGCTCACCAACGCCCACGGCCTGAAAGCCACCATCACCAACTACGGCGGCACGCTCACCAGCCTGCTGGTGCCCGACAAGGACGGCAAGCTCGGCGACGTGGTGCTGGGCTTCGACAACGTGGGCGGCTACACCAGCGCCCAGTATCTGCAGGAGGGCCCGTACTTCGGGGCGCTGATCGGGCGCTACGGCAACCGCATCAAAGCCGGCAAGTTCACCCTCGATGGCAAGCAGTACACGCTGGCCCTGAACAACGCGCCCAATACCCTGCACGGCGGTAAGCGCGGGTTTGATAAGGTCGTTTGGGAAGCCGAGCCCGGTTCTTCGGCCGAGGGGCAGACGCTCAAGCTCACCTACCTGAGCAAGGACGGCGAGGAAGGCTACCCCGGCAACCTGAACGTGACGGTCGTTTACACGCTCACGAACGATGACGCGCTGAAAATCGACTACTCGGCTACTACCGACAAGGCCACGCCCGTCAACCTCACCAACCACGCCTACTTCAACCTCAACCACGGTCAGGCAAAAAATGCCCTGGACCACGAGCTGACGCTGAACGCGGACCGCTACACCGTGGTAGATGGCACCCTGATTCCGACCGGGGAGCTGCGGCAGGTGCAGGGCACACCCATGGACTTCCGCCAGGCGCACACCATCGGGGAGCGAATCAAGCAGGTGACCGGCCCCGGGCCCGGCGGCTACGACCACAACTGGGTGCTGGCCGACGCGCCCCGGGCTACGCCCCAGCCGGCCGCTACGGTCTATGAGCCTGCCACGGGCCGCACCATGACGGTGACCACCACCGAGCCCGGCATCCAGTTCTACTCCGGCAACTTCCTGAAGGGCAACCTCACGGGCAAAGGCAACACGGCCTACGTGCAGAACTACGGCTTCTGCCTGGAAACCCAGCACTTCCCCGACTCGCCCAACCAGCCCAAATTCCCGAGCACCATTCTGAAGCCCGGCCAGACGCTGAAATCTTCCACCAGCTACCAGTTTGGCGTGCGCAAGTAG